In the genome of Deinococcus deserti VCD115, one region contains:
- a CDS encoding glutathionylspermidine synthase family protein, with translation MQRLSFPPRPEWEARLKQVGFTWYAPTPEHPVPYWGEDVAYAFTPEQIAGLQRDAQELTGLILDATGHAIEHGRLGDLGIPAFLHAAVRDSWDRDDPTLYMRLDLAYDGRGRAKLLEVNAQTPTSLLEASVCQWQWLEDRLEAAQLPSGTTQWNTIHEGLLEQWTHLREARGITQAHFSAARSDEDIATVTYLRDLAQTQGVSGSFLLAEEIGTRPEDPWLLDTWSLPIHTLMWLWPFEFAWEGRDAAHLATTQTRFLEPLWKAVTGSKGLLALLHELHPGHDLILPASLIPGALGPQVVRKPLFSREGQNVTLPGETTTPGDYADLPMVEQAYTELPVFQASDGPRYPVLGVWVAGDEVCGLGLREGRGRVTDNRATFAPHIVMEPGA, from the coding sequence ATGCAGCGTCTGTCCTTCCCCCCCCGCCCCGAATGGGAAGCGCGGCTCAAGCAGGTCGGCTTTACCTGGTACGCCCCCACCCCCGAACATCCGGTGCCGTACTGGGGTGAGGACGTTGCCTACGCCTTTACGCCAGAACAGATTGCAGGGTTGCAGCGCGACGCTCAGGAGCTGACCGGACTGATACTGGACGCCACCGGCCACGCCATCGAACACGGCCGCCTGGGCGATCTCGGGATTCCGGCCTTCCTGCACGCGGCGGTACGTGACTCGTGGGACCGCGATGACCCGACGCTGTACATGCGCCTGGATCTGGCATACGACGGCCGGGGCCGCGCGAAGCTGCTGGAGGTCAATGCCCAGACGCCCACCAGCCTGCTTGAAGCCTCGGTGTGCCAGTGGCAATGGCTCGAAGACCGCCTGGAGGCCGCTCAGCTCCCGTCCGGCACCACCCAGTGGAACACCATCCATGAAGGTCTGCTGGAACAGTGGACGCACCTGCGAGAAGCCCGCGGCATCACCCAGGCGCACTTCAGTGCCGCGCGCAGTGACGAGGACATTGCGACCGTGACCTACCTCAGAGACCTCGCGCAGACACAGGGCGTTTCCGGATCGTTCCTGCTGGCCGAGGAGATCGGCACCCGCCCGGAGGATCCCTGGCTGCTGGACACCTGGAGTCTGCCGATCCACACCCTGATGTGGCTGTGGCCGTTCGAGTTTGCGTGGGAAGGCCGGGACGCCGCGCATCTGGCAACCACACAAACACGTTTTCTGGAGCCTCTCTGGAAGGCCGTGACAGGCAGCAAGGGGCTGCTGGCGCTGCTGCACGAACTTCATCCGGGCCATGACCTGATCCTGCCTGCCAGCCTCATTCCTGGGGCCTTAGGGCCACAGGTGGTACGCAAACCCCTGTTTTCGCGCGAGGGCCAGAACGTGACGCTGCCGGGCGAAACCACCACGCCCGGTGACTACGCCGACCTGCCCATGGTCGAGCAGGCCTACACCGAGCTTCCAGTGTTTCAGGCCTCCGATGGTCCGCGTTACCCGGTCCTGGGCGTGTGGGTGGCCGGTGACGAGGTCTGCGGACTGGGCCTGCGGGAAGGCCGGGGACGCGTGACAGACAACCGCGCCACCTTCGCGCCTCACATCGTCATGGAGCCGGGAGCATGA
- a CDS encoding cob(I)yrinic acid a,c-diamide adenosyltransferase: MKLYTKTGDGGQTGLYGADRVSKAHIRVEAYGTVDELNSAIGLARAHNGRSHQPHAALDADLEYLQNALFDVGADLATRTGTPYEKNLSRIDAQDVAFIEAMIDRYADGAPPIRNFVHPSGTLTASALHLARAVARRAEREVIRLLHEEEANEQVQIYLNRVSDLLFAMARAANHAAGLQEEQWAVKGRR, encoded by the coding sequence ATGAAGCTTTACACCAAGACCGGAGACGGCGGCCAGACTGGCCTGTATGGCGCGGACCGTGTGAGCAAGGCGCATATCCGCGTGGAAGCCTACGGCACGGTGGATGAACTCAACAGCGCCATCGGTCTGGCGCGCGCCCACAATGGCCGCAGCCATCAGCCGCATGCAGCCCTGGACGCAGATCTGGAGTACCTGCAAAACGCTCTGTTCGATGTGGGCGCCGACCTTGCCACCCGCACCGGCACCCCTTACGAGAAGAACCTCAGCCGTATCGACGCGCAGGACGTGGCCTTTATCGAGGCGATGATCGACCGGTATGCGGACGGCGCGCCCCCCATCCGTAATTTCGTCCATCCCAGCGGCACCTTGACCGCCTCTGCACTGCACCTTGCGCGGGCAGTGGCCAGACGGGCTGAACGTGAGGTTATCCGGCTGCTGCACGAAGAAGAGGCCAACGAGCAGGTGCAGATCTACCTGAACCGGGTTTCGGACCTGCTGTTTGCCATGGCGCGCGCCGCCAACCATGCGGCCGGACTTCAGGAAGAGCAGTGGGCGGTGAAAGGCCGGCGCTGA
- a CDS encoding ion transporter produces MSTPPLQIPFRLRLYAFLDPNDGMSAGERLFNALLALLIVSNVTVTILSTVPGVYEVYGPSIRAFDLSCAFVFGLEYAARLYVTPLRPGYEDGWRGMLRYALTPLPLIDLLVIASLLLPGSAALASLRGLRLLKLLSLLKLGRYSDSLQLIGRVVRRRAGELFTTVLIVVVLVFIAASLLYQVESSAGTKGFESIPQALWWSVVTLTTTGYGDVYPMTPLGKAAAGMIMLFGVGMVALPAGMIASGFAEELSRLRMEEEAIREEATRETRGHFCPHCGERLP; encoded by the coding sequence ATGAGCACTCCCCCGCTGCAGATTCCATTCCGCCTCCGGCTGTACGCCTTTCTGGATCCGAATGACGGCATGAGTGCGGGCGAGCGTCTGTTCAATGCGCTGCTCGCCCTTCTGATCGTGTCGAACGTCACCGTGACCATCCTGAGCACGGTCCCTGGGGTATACGAAGTGTATGGCCCCTCGATTCGAGCTTTCGACCTGAGCTGCGCCTTCGTATTTGGACTGGAATACGCGGCCCGCCTCTATGTGACGCCTCTGCGCCCCGGCTATGAGGATGGCTGGCGGGGCATGCTGCGCTACGCCCTGACGCCGCTGCCCCTGATTGATCTGCTGGTTATTGCGTCACTGCTGCTGCCGGGCAGCGCTGCCCTGGCCAGCCTGCGTGGACTGCGGCTGCTCAAGCTGCTTTCGCTGCTGAAGCTCGGACGCTATTCGGACTCGCTCCAGCTGATCGGCCGGGTGGTGCGGCGCCGGGCCGGTGAGCTGTTCACGACGGTACTGATCGTGGTGGTGCTGGTGTTTATTGCAGCCAGCCTGCTGTATCAGGTGGAGTCGAGTGCCGGTACCAAGGGATTTGAGAGCATCCCGCAGGCGCTGTGGTGGTCTGTCGTCACGCTGACCACCACAGGGTACGGCGACGTGTATCCGATGACTCCCCTGGGCAAAGCTGCGGCTGGCATGATCATGCTGTTCGGGGTGGGGATGGTCGCGCTGCCGGCCGGCATGATCGCCAGCGGCTTTGCCGAGGAACTCTCGCGCCTGCGCATGGAGGAAGAAGCGATCCGGGAAGAAGCCACGCGGGAAACCCGCGGCCACTTCTGCCCTCATTGCGGTGAGCGCCTGCCCTGA
- a CDS encoding aspartate aminotransferase family protein, protein MTQSKWLDAELKYDSGVFNKHQVVITRGQGAVVWDDQGRAYIDCMVGAGVGNVGHSHPDVVRAVQEQAGRLMVLAQTLPNDRRAEFLTELVSVLPQGLERVFLCNSGTEAMEAAKKFAITGTGRQRFVAFKRGFAGRSLGALAFTWEPKYREPFGEAVDNRHVDFITYGNLDELRAAVTDETAAVILEVVQGEGGVRPASLEFVQEARRITSERGALLIIDEIQTGFGRTGKMFGCENYGVIPDGITLAKAMAGGVPVGAFAMTAAVADRMPAGGHGSTFGGNPLAMAAGVAVLRAMKREGMAEQAREKGAYFMEKLRAIGSPKVREVRGLGLMIGVELKEKSAPYITALEHDEGVLTLPATPLVVRFLPPLTISREQIDQVVASFARVLENVNPRADRQAELATRQEGQPTR, encoded by the coding sequence ATGACGCAGAGCAAATGGCTGGATGCCGAACTGAAGTACGACAGCGGGGTGTTCAACAAGCATCAGGTGGTCATTACCCGCGGACAGGGCGCCGTGGTGTGGGACGATCAGGGCCGCGCCTATATCGACTGCATGGTCGGGGCCGGCGTGGGCAACGTGGGGCACAGCCACCCGGACGTGGTGCGCGCCGTGCAGGAGCAGGCCGGCCGACTGATGGTGCTGGCCCAGACCCTGCCCAACGACCGCCGCGCCGAATTTCTGACGGAACTGGTCAGCGTCCTGCCCCAGGGCCTGGAGCGGGTGTTCCTGTGCAACAGCGGCACCGAGGCCATGGAAGCCGCCAAGAAGTTTGCCATTACCGGCACGGGCCGTCAGCGATTTGTAGCGTTCAAGCGTGGCTTTGCCGGACGCAGTCTGGGCGCGCTGGCCTTTACCTGGGAGCCGAAGTACCGTGAGCCCTTCGGCGAGGCAGTGGACAACCGTCATGTGGACTTCATCACCTACGGAAACCTGGACGAACTGCGGGCCGCCGTGACCGACGAGACGGCCGCCGTCATCCTGGAAGTCGTGCAGGGTGAAGGCGGAGTGCGCCCGGCCAGCCTGGAGTTCGTGCAGGAGGCCCGCAGGATTACCAGTGAACGCGGCGCCCTGCTGATTATCGACGAGATCCAGACCGGCTTTGGCCGCACCGGCAAGATGTTCGGCTGCGAGAACTACGGCGTGATTCCGGACGGCATCACGCTGGCCAAGGCCATGGCGGGCGGCGTGCCTGTGGGGGCCTTCGCGATGACCGCTGCCGTGGCTGACCGCATGCCTGCCGGCGGGCACGGTTCGACCTTTGGCGGCAACCCACTGGCCATGGCAGCTGGCGTGGCGGTTCTGCGGGCCATGAAGCGCGAGGGCATGGCCGAGCAGGCCCGTGAGAAGGGCGCATACTTCATGGAGAAGCTGCGTGCCATCGGTTCGCCGAAGGTCCGTGAGGTGCGCGGCCTGGGCCTGATGATCGGGGTTGAGCTTAAGGAAAAGAGTGCTCCCTACATCACCGCGCTGGAGCACGACGAAGGCGTGCTGACGCTGCCGGCCACGCCGCTGGTGGTGCGTTTCCTGCCGCCGCTGACCATCAGCCGCGAGCAGATCGATCAGGTGGTGGCCTCGTTTGCGCGGGTGCTGGAAAACGTCAACCCACGTGCTGACCGTCAGGCGGAACTGGCGACCCGGCAGGAGGGCCAGCCGACGCGCTGA
- a CDS encoding antibiotic biosynthesis monooxygenase family protein, translated as MILEIARPTIRPGQTAAFETAFREAQQIIRGMSGSLRHELQQCLEDDHRYALLVWWETLEAHTMGFRSSTEYQQWRALMHHFYDPFPAVEHFVAVAGVPA; from the coding sequence ATGATTCTGGAAATTGCCCGGCCGACCATCAGGCCTGGACAGACAGCCGCTTTCGAGACGGCGTTCCGGGAAGCGCAGCAGATTATCCGGGGCATGTCCGGCTCTCTCCGGCACGAGTTGCAGCAGTGCCTGGAAGATGATCACCGCTACGCCCTGCTGGTCTGGTGGGAAACGCTCGAAGCCCACACCATGGGCTTTCGCAGCAGTACCGAGTATCAGCAGTGGCGGGCACTGATGCATCATTTCTACGACCCTTTTCCGGCAGTGGAGCACTTTGTTGCGGTTGCCGGTGTGCCTGCCTGA
- a CDS encoding EAL domain-containing protein, whose product MLSTPGHPAELSTLPPEWAQVDALNDQADAVLTSSMHRAQELATEAGVLAQRVGYVTGEIRAQMLTGYTHYFLGNYQEAHAAFEDSLSRAEALDLTHVVVRCLNGLAITSAITGNYGQALEQHLRCLKLVQTIDDDLGRARTLNNIGNLYIDLKEYDKALKHHLEALEIAVRIEHPVMISSASINAAIDHHELGRYEESLRLNEQTLQQAWLAGYHQHECLLLANISANLLKLGRLDEAVTMTTQGIAASKELGERENLCELLLTRGQVLTALNRHEEAQVCIQDALKLAQALKSTKRENEAHEALSAVLEARGDYQRALWHARQHEAIERSLHADVLKHKTQVLAAQLQLERLEHRAAEERLRNIELAHANEALQEAQERLAYQAGHDALTGLMNRAAFEATLEAAVLGTQDALGVLFIDLDHFKQVNDTLGHPVGDALLVQVAQRLLQCVRDHDLVARQGGDEFTVLLRNVQEHEAAERAAQRILEALSVPVELAGRQLTVTASIGIALFPQDGTDVTTLQKNADLAMYLAKRERRSVRRFEPGLSAAAAERLDFEQALRAAISSEQLRLHYQPIVSSGTLSPVAVEALVRWQHPTLGLLPPGRFVPMAEETDLILHLGAWVLNEACRQIKVWRGRWPDLRVSVNVAPRQITQPDFVVFVEQTLRTHGLSPSALDLEVTESEVMDDEDLQQYEALLSAGLRIAIDDFGTGYSSMSRLFRMPTQILKIDRSLITGLVEPGPGGRSTLPLVRAMVAVARESGWQVVAEGVEHSDQLRELRKLNCDHVQGYLMARPVGPAETERWLQASAERLQDVSIPVAG is encoded by the coding sequence ATGTTGAGCACACCCGGTCATCCGGCCGAGCTTTCTACACTGCCACCCGAATGGGCACAGGTTGACGCCCTCAACGATCAGGCGGACGCCGTGCTGACTTCTTCCATGCACCGTGCACAGGAGCTGGCGACCGAAGCCGGCGTCCTTGCGCAGCGGGTAGGGTATGTCACTGGAGAAATCCGGGCGCAGATGCTGACGGGATACACCCATTACTTCCTGGGGAACTACCAGGAGGCGCACGCAGCCTTTGAGGACAGTCTCTCGCGTGCTGAGGCACTTGACCTGACTCATGTGGTGGTCCGTTGTCTCAATGGCCTGGCCATTACCAGTGCGATCACCGGCAACTATGGCCAGGCGCTCGAGCAGCATCTCCGCTGCCTCAAACTGGTGCAGACCATTGACGACGACCTGGGACGGGCGCGCACGCTGAACAATATCGGCAACCTGTATATCGACCTTAAGGAGTACGACAAGGCCCTCAAGCATCATCTCGAAGCCCTGGAGATTGCCGTACGGATCGAGCACCCGGTGATGATCTCCAGTGCGTCCATCAATGCCGCCATTGACCACCATGAACTGGGACGCTACGAGGAATCTCTGCGTCTCAACGAACAGACCCTCCAGCAGGCTTGGCTGGCCGGATATCATCAGCATGAGTGCCTGCTGCTGGCCAATATTTCCGCCAACCTCCTGAAGCTCGGGCGGCTGGACGAAGCTGTAACGATGACAACCCAGGGCATCGCGGCCTCCAAGGAACTTGGCGAGCGTGAGAATCTATGCGAACTGCTGCTCACGCGAGGACAGGTCCTGACTGCGCTCAACCGGCACGAAGAAGCACAGGTATGCATTCAGGACGCGCTGAAGTTGGCCCAGGCCCTCAAGTCCACCAAGCGCGAGAACGAGGCCCATGAGGCCCTGTCTGCTGTCCTGGAGGCCCGGGGGGACTATCAGCGGGCTCTGTGGCATGCCCGCCAGCACGAAGCGATTGAGCGTTCGCTACATGCGGATGTGCTGAAGCACAAGACGCAGGTGCTGGCTGCCCAGTTGCAGCTTGAGCGCCTAGAGCACCGCGCGGCCGAGGAGCGCCTGCGCAACATCGAACTGGCCCATGCCAACGAGGCCCTGCAGGAGGCCCAGGAGCGTCTGGCCTATCAGGCCGGTCATGACGCGCTGACCGGGCTGATGAACCGCGCAGCTTTTGAAGCCACGCTGGAAGCTGCCGTGCTGGGAACGCAGGACGCCCTGGGCGTGCTGTTTATCGACCTGGATCATTTCAAGCAGGTCAACGACACGCTGGGGCACCCGGTCGGTGACGCCCTGCTGGTGCAGGTGGCCCAGCGGCTGCTTCAATGTGTACGTGACCATGACCTGGTGGCCCGGCAGGGCGGTGACGAGTTCACTGTGCTGCTGCGCAACGTTCAGGAGCATGAAGCCGCCGAGCGCGCAGCCCAGCGCATTCTGGAGGCGCTGAGTGTTCCAGTCGAACTGGCCGGGCGTCAGCTGACAGTCACCGCCTCCATCGGCATTGCCCTGTTTCCGCAGGACGGCACGGACGTCACGACCCTGCAGAAAAATGCTGATCTTGCCATGTATCTGGCCAAGCGCGAGCGGCGGAGCGTGCGCCGCTTCGAGCCGGGGCTGAGTGCCGCTGCTGCCGAACGTCTGGATTTTGAACAGGCCCTGCGAGCAGCAATCAGCAGCGAGCAGTTGCGGCTGCATTATCAACCGATCGTCAGCTCCGGGACACTTTCACCCGTTGCAGTCGAGGCCCTGGTCCGCTGGCAGCACCCCACGCTGGGTCTGCTTCCGCCTGGCCGCTTTGTGCCTATGGCAGAGGAAACTGACCTGATCCTCCATCTGGGCGCGTGGGTGCTGAATGAGGCGTGCCGGCAGATCAAGGTCTGGCGCGGGCGGTGGCCTGATCTGCGCGTCAGTGTGAATGTGGCCCCCCGGCAGATCACCCAGCCGGACTTCGTGGTTTTCGTTGAGCAGACGCTGCGGACTCATGGGCTCTCTCCCAGCGCCCTGGACCTGGAGGTCACAGAAAGCGAGGTGATGGATGACGAGGACCTGCAGCAGTACGAGGCACTGCTGAGCGCAGGGCTGCGCATCGCAATCGACGATTTTGGGACCGGCTACTCCAGCATGAGCCGCCTGTTTCGCATGCCAACGCAGATCCTGAAGATTGACCGCTCACTGATCACCGGCCTGGTCGAGCCCGGGCCGGGCGGACGTTCTACGCTGCCGCTGGTTCGCGCCATGGTTGCCGTCGCCCGCGAGTCCGGTTGGCAGGTTGTCGCTGAAGGGGTGGAGCATTCTGATCAGTTACGCGAACTGCGGAAACTGAACTGTGACCATGTCCAGGGGTATCTGATGGCCCGGCCGGTTGGCCCGGCCGAAACTGAACGGTGGCTCCAGGCGTCGGCTGAGCGGCTGCAGGACGTGAGCATCCCAGTGGCTGGCTGA
- a CDS encoding VanW family protein: MKFWVAGVSAVALLGSALALGAASQSTGKLAPGLRVAGVDVGGLTREQAIAALGTRSITPPEVIVRAESTTWTVGADVLGWRADAETSIAAAEKITAERGMVDRVQDLLGQSSVQELPLVAQVDPVQAAAALNRLTAGMNVQPRDASVVFDKTSLKYVVKPDRTGMQTDVASAVKAYAATPTLTVLNIPVRRLPARIVSADLRPHVVQGNALMRPFTARLEGTERSGALTALQVANLYWVRENGIVPDDKALKAAFGILTDHVDQPASNARYTAKGKEFVKVREQAGVVTDRPVSYAAFRKAVLDPAQADVVFASKVSKPTLTIAALPDPKKLELITVGRSTYYGSSPARRINVATAANKIHGSVVAKGETFSFLEALGSITPENGFVGGLIISGGRTVDGLGGGVCQVSTTVFRALYQAGLPVVERNQHSYRVAYYEPQIGFEAAVYDPGVDLKMKNDTGGPLLIKAIDHPNKSVLTVEVWGIKQTRKVVVSPATILARLPHPPAQYVVNPRMRAGAVRQVDWAQDGYNLYITRTIKDAGTVRTDRVTTNYRPWRAVYETGPRG, translated from the coding sequence ATGAAGTTCTGGGTGGCAGGAGTATCGGCTGTAGCGTTGCTGGGTAGTGCGCTGGCATTGGGTGCGGCTTCGCAGTCCACCGGAAAACTTGCGCCCGGTCTGCGTGTGGCGGGCGTTGATGTGGGTGGTCTGACCCGCGAGCAGGCCATCGCGGCACTGGGCACCCGGTCCATCACGCCGCCCGAGGTCATTGTCAGGGCCGAGAGCACCACCTGGACCGTGGGCGCTGACGTGCTGGGATGGCGGGCCGATGCTGAGACCAGTATCGCGGCAGCCGAAAAAATCACCGCAGAACGCGGAATGGTAGACCGGGTGCAGGATCTGCTGGGCCAGAGCAGCGTGCAGGAGCTTCCCCTGGTGGCACAGGTAGATCCGGTGCAGGCGGCTGCGGCCCTCAACCGCCTGACGGCCGGGATGAATGTACAGCCGCGCGATGCCAGCGTCGTGTTCGACAAGACCAGTCTGAAGTATGTGGTCAAGCCGGACCGTACAGGGATGCAGACTGATGTGGCCAGCGCCGTGAAGGCCTACGCGGCAACTCCCACGCTGACGGTGCTGAATATTCCGGTCCGCCGCTTGCCGGCCAGGATCGTATCGGCGGATCTGCGCCCCCACGTGGTGCAGGGCAATGCCCTCATGCGGCCCTTTACTGCACGGCTGGAAGGCACGGAGCGCAGCGGCGCCCTGACTGCGCTTCAGGTGGCCAATCTGTATTGGGTCCGGGAAAACGGCATTGTCCCGGACGACAAGGCCCTCAAGGCTGCTTTCGGTATCCTGACCGACCATGTGGATCAGCCTGCGAGCAATGCCCGCTATACCGCGAAAGGCAAGGAGTTCGTCAAGGTCAGGGAGCAGGCAGGGGTCGTGACAGACCGGCCTGTGTCCTACGCTGCGTTCCGCAAAGCTGTGCTTGATCCGGCGCAGGCGGACGTGGTGTTTGCCAGCAAAGTCAGCAAACCGACCCTGACCATAGCGGCGTTGCCCGATCCCAAGAAGCTGGAACTCATTACGGTGGGCCGCAGCACCTACTACGGCAGCAGTCCTGCGCGGCGGATCAACGTGGCCACAGCAGCGAACAAAATTCACGGTTCGGTGGTCGCCAAAGGCGAGACCTTCAGCTTTCTTGAAGCCCTGGGGAGTATTACTCCGGAAAACGGTTTTGTCGGTGGCCTGATCATCAGCGGAGGCCGCACGGTGGACGGCCTGGGCGGCGGGGTGTGTCAGGTCAGCACCACGGTCTTCCGGGCGCTCTATCAGGCCGGGCTCCCTGTGGTCGAGCGCAACCAGCATTCCTACCGTGTGGCGTACTACGAGCCGCAGATCGGTTTTGAGGCTGCCGTCTATGACCCTGGCGTCGATCTCAAGATGAAGAACGACACTGGCGGTCCCCTGTTGATCAAGGCCATCGACCACCCGAACAAGAGTGTGCTGACCGTGGAGGTGTGGGGGATCAAACAGACGCGCAAGGTCGTGGTCAGTCCCGCGACCATTCTGGCGCGCCTGCCCCATCCACCTGCTCAGTACGTCGTCAATCCGCGCATGCGTGCCGGCGCTGTGCGGCAGGTGGACTGGGCACAGGACGGCTACAACCTGTACATCACCCGCACCATCAAGGATGCAGGCACAGTGCGGACCGACCGGGTAACCACAAACTACCGGCCCTGGCGCGCAGTGTACGAGACCGGCCCCCGCGGCTGA
- a CDS encoding 2-isopropylmalate synthase, whose translation MTQPESSRIRIFDTTLRDGEQSPGVALDHSQKLEIAHQLARLGVDVIEAGFPIASPGDLEGVSRIAREVRGPIITGLARANRADIEAAARAVELAEKPRIHTFIATSPIHMSKKLNLEPDAVVERAIEAVRLARSFVDDVEFSAEDATRSDWAFLSRIFKAAVEAGASTINVPDTVGYTTPQEMRELFAFLKGELPAHVILSAHCHDDLGLAVANSIAAAEGGARQIECTINGIGERAGNASLEELVMAFHTRRDAYPFETEVRTRELYRASRMVSRLSGMPVQPNKAIVGDNAFAHESGIHQDGVIKARETYEIMNAELVGREAAVLVMGKHSGRAAFRKALTDLGYEVDEERVKSLFARFKDLADRKGQIFADDLRALVESRTDVPQTFVLEGFQITSGMNMTPVAFVRLSTPDGPVDATAHGDGPVEAAFQAISKITGLNPTLESYRIQAVTSGGDALGEVAIGARYGETTLHSTGVATDIVEASARAWIRVMNQIVAGMGKARTITATSI comes from the coding sequence ATGACCCAGCCTGAATCCTCCCGCATCCGCATATTCGACACGACCCTGCGCGACGGCGAGCAGTCGCCCGGTGTGGCCCTGGACCACAGCCAGAAGCTGGAAATCGCGCATCAGCTTGCCCGCCTGGGCGTAGACGTGATCGAGGCCGGCTTTCCGATCGCCAGCCCAGGGGACCTGGAGGGGGTCTCGCGAATTGCGCGTGAGGTGCGCGGGCCGATCATTACCGGGCTGGCGCGGGCCAACCGGGCTGATATCGAGGCTGCGGCGCGGGCGGTGGAACTGGCCGAGAAGCCACGGATTCACACCTTCATTGCCACCAGCCCCATTCATATGTCCAAGAAACTCAATCTGGAACCCGACGCTGTGGTGGAGCGGGCCATCGAGGCGGTTCGTCTGGCCCGCTCGTTTGTGGACGATGTAGAGTTCAGCGCCGAGGACGCCACCCGCAGTGACTGGGCGTTCCTGAGCCGGATCTTCAAGGCGGCGGTGGAGGCCGGCGCCAGCACCATCAACGTGCCTGACACAGTGGGCTACACCACGCCTCAGGAAATGCGCGAACTGTTTGCCTTCCTGAAAGGTGAACTGCCTGCCCACGTGATCCTGTCGGCGCACTGTCACGACGACCTGGGGCTGGCGGTGGCCAACTCGATCGCCGCAGCCGAGGGCGGAGCCCGTCAGATCGAGTGCACCATCAACGGAATCGGCGAGCGCGCGGGCAACGCCAGCCTGGAAGAACTGGTGATGGCCTTCCATACCCGCCGCGACGCCTACCCCTTCGAAACCGAGGTGCGCACACGTGAGCTGTACCGTGCCAGCCGCATGGTCAGCCGCCTGAGTGGCATGCCGGTGCAGCCCAACAAGGCCATCGTGGGCGACAACGCCTTTGCGCACGAGTCGGGCATTCACCAGGACGGCGTTATCAAGGCCCGCGAGACCTACGAGATCATGAACGCCGAACTGGTCGGCCGCGAGGCAGCGGTGCTGGTCATGGGCAAGCACTCCGGCCGGGCGGCCTTCCGCAAGGCCCTGACCGATCTGGGCTACGAGGTGGACGAGGAGCGGGTCAAGTCCCTGTTCGCACGCTTCAAGGACCTCGCCGACCGCAAGGGCCAGATCTTCGCCGACGACCTGCGCGCCCTGGTGGAGAGCCGCACCGACGTGCCGCAGACCTTCGTGCTGGAGGGCTTCCAGATTACCTCTGGGATGAACATGACCCCCGTGGCTTTCGTGCGTCTGTCCACGCCTGACGGCCCGGTGGACGCGACCGCACACGGCGACGGTCCGGTGGAGGCGGCGTTCCAGGCCATCAGCAAGATCACCGGCCTGAATCCTACGCTCGAAAGCTACCGGATTCAGGCGGTGACTTCAGGCGGCGACGCACTGGGAGAGGTCGCCATCGGCGCACGTTACGGCGAGACCACCCTGCACTCCACCGGAGTTGCCACCGACATCGTTGAAGCCAGCGCCCGCGCCTGGATTCGCGTCATGAACCAGATCGTGGCGGGGATGGGCAAGGCACGCACCATCACGGCCACAAGCATCTGA